In a single window of the Rhodamnia argentea isolate NSW1041297 chromosome 2, ASM2092103v1, whole genome shotgun sequence genome:
- the LOC115755476 gene encoding vacuolar protein sorting-associated protein 9A-like isoform X2, translating to METTPPSSPSSLASPSSMEFYDFLDRMRNPASLDLVRSIKSFIVSFSFYPANPENDGKKVQDFFMTMEGALRDHPLWAGASDKEIDCAMEGLEKYVMTKLFSRTFACSPEDSNVDREIAEKISLLQTFLRPEHLDIPAILRNEASWLLAEKELLKMNSFKAPREKLLCIMNCCRVINNLLLNASISENHVLAGADDFLPVLIYVTIKLHSNLKFIQLYRRQAKLISEAAYYLTNLISAKSFIADLNARSLSINEIEFEENMQAARGANKLAHDEPDPAVEEIAARRRQGNPGPSFTMSDKERIMKGRSTYPFMEAKADELTVGDVERLLSIYKDVVNKYTHLSEAFRQLSLSKPEFHHLEGTGGLFAQPPQISIRKDKESVEGRGE from the exons ATGGAGACGACGCCTccgtcgtcgccgtcgtcgcTAGCGtctccatcctcgatggagttCTATGATTTCCTCGACCGGATGCGCAACCCTGCTTCTCTCGATCTCGTTCGATCCATTAAGAG ctTCATTGTATCCTTCTCGTTTTATCCTGCAAATCCTGAAAATGATGGCAAAAAAGTGCAAGACTTCTTTATGACAATGGAAGGTGCGCTAAGGGATCATCCTCTCTGGGCAGGCGCTTCTGACAAAGAGATCGACTGTGCAATGGAG GGATTGGAAAAATATGTCATGACAAAGCTGTTCTCTCGGACGTTTGCTTGTTCTCCAGAGGATTCAAACGTTGACAGGGAGATTGCAGAGAAAATTTCACTATTGCAGACCTTCTTGAGGCCTGAGCATTTAGATATACCTGCTATTCTCCGAAATGAAGCGTCATGGTTG CTTGCAGAGAAGGAGCTGCTAAAGATGAATAGCTTCAAAGCTCCCCGGGAGAAGCTTCTGTGCATTATGAATTGCTGTAGGGTTATCAACAATTTGCTGCTCAATGCATCAATATCAGAAAATCATGTACTAGCTGGGGCTGATGACTTTCTTCCGGTTCTTATATACGTTACGATCAAG CTGCATTCCAACCTCAAATTCATTCAACTATATCGAAGACAGGCAAAACTTATCTCTGAGGCAGCCTACTATCTCACAAATCTCATCTCAGCAAAGTCATTTATTGCCGACTTAAATGCCAGATCTCTATCTATCAATGAAATCGAATTCGAGGAAAACATGCAAGCAGCTAGAGGAGCCAATAAACTTGCACATGATGAGCCTGACCCTGCAGTTGAGGAGATCGCTGCCAGGAGAAGACAGGGCAACCCTGGTCCTTCCTTTACAATGAGTGATAAAGAAAGAATTATGAAAG GACGTTCAACTTATCCATTCATGGAAGCGAAAGCTGATGAACTTACAGTTGGAGATGTTGAAAGACTACTAAGCATATACAAGGATGTAGTCAACAAGTACACACATCTAAGTGAGGCATTTAGGCAGCTCTCTTTGTCAAAACCGGAGTTTCATCATTTGGAGGGAACTGGTGGCTTGTTTGCCCAGCCACCTCAGATAAGCATTCGCAAAGACAAAGAAAGCGTCGAAGGAAGAGGTGAATAA
- the LOC115755476 gene encoding vacuolar protein sorting-associated protein 9A-like isoform X1: METTPPSSPSSLASPSSMEFYDFLDRMRNPASLDLVRSIKSFIVSFSFYPANPENDGKKVQDFFMTMEGALRDHPLWAGASDKEIDCAMEGLEKYVMTKLFSRTFACSPEDSNVDREIAEKISLLQTFLRPEHLDIPAILRNEASWLLAEKELLKMNSFKAPREKLLCIMNCCRVINNLLLNASISENHVLAGADDFLPVLIYVTIKANPPQLHSNLKFIQLYRRQAKLISEAAYYLTNLISAKSFIADLNARSLSINEIEFEENMQAARGANKLAHDEPDPAVEEIAARRRQGNPGPSFTMSDKERIMKGRSTYPFMEAKADELTVGDVERLLSIYKDVVNKYTHLSEAFRQLSLSKPEFHHLEGTGGLFAQPPQISIRKDKESVEGRGE; this comes from the exons ATGGAGACGACGCCTccgtcgtcgccgtcgtcgcTAGCGtctccatcctcgatggagttCTATGATTTCCTCGACCGGATGCGCAACCCTGCTTCTCTCGATCTCGTTCGATCCATTAAGAG ctTCATTGTATCCTTCTCGTTTTATCCTGCAAATCCTGAAAATGATGGCAAAAAAGTGCAAGACTTCTTTATGACAATGGAAGGTGCGCTAAGGGATCATCCTCTCTGGGCAGGCGCTTCTGACAAAGAGATCGACTGTGCAATGGAG GGATTGGAAAAATATGTCATGACAAAGCTGTTCTCTCGGACGTTTGCTTGTTCTCCAGAGGATTCAAACGTTGACAGGGAGATTGCAGAGAAAATTTCACTATTGCAGACCTTCTTGAGGCCTGAGCATTTAGATATACCTGCTATTCTCCGAAATGAAGCGTCATGGTTG CTTGCAGAGAAGGAGCTGCTAAAGATGAATAGCTTCAAAGCTCCCCGGGAGAAGCTTCTGTGCATTATGAATTGCTGTAGGGTTATCAACAATTTGCTGCTCAATGCATCAATATCAGAAAATCATGTACTAGCTGGGGCTGATGACTTTCTTCCGGTTCTTATATACGTTACGATCAAG GCTAATCCTCCACAGCTGCATTCCAACCTCAAATTCATTCAACTATATCGAAGACAGGCAAAACTTATCTCTGAGGCAGCCTACTATCTCACAAATCTCATCTCAGCAAAGTCATTTATTGCCGACTTAAATGCCAGATCTCTATCTATCAATGAAATCGAATTCGAGGAAAACATGCAAGCAGCTAGAGGAGCCAATAAACTTGCACATGATGAGCCTGACCCTGCAGTTGAGGAGATCGCTGCCAGGAGAAGACAGGGCAACCCTGGTCCTTCCTTTACAATGAGTGATAAAGAAAGAATTATGAAAG GACGTTCAACTTATCCATTCATGGAAGCGAAAGCTGATGAACTTACAGTTGGAGATGTTGAAAGACTACTAAGCATATACAAGGATGTAGTCAACAAGTACACACATCTAAGTGAGGCATTTAGGCAGCTCTCTTTGTCAAAACCGGAGTTTCATCATTTGGAGGGAACTGGTGGCTTGTTTGCCCAGCCACCTCAGATAAGCATTCGCAAAGACAAAGAAAGCGTCGAAGGAAGAGGTGAATAA